The following proteins are co-located in the Desulfatitalea tepidiphila genome:
- a CDS encoding DUF1799 domain-containing protein, translating into MPCSSCAWTTSATPLWPANREALDLWLHVNTQWRAAGFALIGLDYCAVRAIARDLGVRWTAGLWRKMLALERFQMEREEKSDDIGRGDDQGRERSGQWLDESQGAHAQGPKYRRPR; encoded by the coding sequence CTCCTCGTGTGCGTGGACGACATCCGCCACGCCGCTATGGCCGGCCAATCGGGAGGCCCTGGATTTATGGCTGCACGTCAACACGCAATGGCGGGCGGCTGGCTTTGCGCTTATCGGTCTGGACTACTGCGCCGTGCGGGCCATCGCGCGCGACCTGGGCGTCAGGTGGACCGCCGGCCTGTGGCGCAAGATGCTGGCCCTGGAACGGTTCCAGATGGAGCGGGAGGAAAAAAGCGATGATATCGGTCGAGGCGACGATCAAGGGCGCGAAAGGAGCGGTCAATGGCTTGATGAAAGCCAAGGAGCGCATGCTCAAGGCCCAAAATACCGCCGTCCGCGTTGA